Genomic DNA from Corylus avellana chromosome ca4, CavTom2PMs-1.0:
TCTCTGTTAAGTAATTTATTAAggtaaaaagaataatattatagaGCATCACACTAGGGAAATGAAGACGTTGATGCTCGAGGAATTTTCTCCCAACACCGATAGAAATCCCTTCGTCCTTTTCTAAGTTCTTTCCTACACACACGCACGCAGATCCAACACAATCAACAGGGCATCAACAACGACAACAGAAGCAACCATTTTCccaaaagaaacacaaaagcaggctcgactttttttttttttttttgggttttcctcgaaaaaaaaaatttcagaaccCGGGGATTTTATGTTTCAAAGGAACAatctttcttctgttttttcaACCGACTGATCCAAAAACCAGAACCCATTTTTTCGTTTTCCTTGATAGGCCCTAAAAATGAAGCTCCAGAGATCAGCAGCGACACTCCTCCTAGGGTTTCTGGTGGTGTCTTTGATACCCTCATCAATCGCGAGATTTGTGGTGGAGAAGAACAGCTTGAGGGTGACATCTCCGGACAGCATCAAAGGCACGCATGACAGTGCCATTGGGAACTTTGGGATACCTCAGTATGGGGGCAGCATGGCTGGGGTTGTGGTGTACCCCAAGGATAACAAGAAGGGTTGTAAAGTTTTCGATGAGTTCGGGATTTCGTTCAAGGCCAAGCCCGGAGCTCTCCCGACCTTCGTTGTGCTCGATCGTGGAGGTACCCTTTTTCCGGTTTTGAGTAATTTGGTTCTTATTGTGAGGTTTGAGGTTCAATTTGTGATTGGATGGTACTCTTTTGGTGATTTGTATCAATGTGTGTTTTTAAGCTCTTTTTGGTTTGTTGCAGTGAGGCCCTTTTGATAGTATTGGTTAATATGCTTGTTACTGTTATAGAAAtaatttggtaaattttttggttaattgaGGAGGTATcctttttggtaatttggatcAATTTGTCCTTTTTAGCTCTTTTTGGTTGATTGGAGAGGTAAATTTTTTCGTAGTTTCGACTAATTTGCTTGTTATTGTTAGGTTTGAGGTTCAATTGCTTTGGTGTGGTTTTATTTAGGAGGTGCCCTTGTGGTAGTTTGGATCAATTTGCGCTTTGGAgctcttttttgaattttggttgaTTCGGAGAGCTACCTTTATTCATACCAGTTGTAGTTATGTGTTCTGAAGTTCAAATAGTTTGTTTTGGCGAGTGAGTAGGTACATCTGGGATaaatttccctttaaaaaaataaaaaatttgttttgggttGCTACCGGGTACAGTTCTCATAAGTATGGTTACTTTGCTTGATATATGAGCCTTCAGCTTCAATTAATTTGTTTCAGTTGGTTGAGAGGCTGCCCTTTTGCTAATTTGGATATCCTTGCTTTTAGCTCTTTAAATTGATCATGGATCCAGCACATggaattgtttgttttatgCTCTGAGTCTCAGCATGCTATGTTGTGCTGTGAGGTCTAAATCCATACTGAATAAGTCCATCAAAACTGTAATTGCAGGTTGGTTATTGAAATTGGATAAATTTGCAATAAAAAAACCCAGGAGTTAACTAATATTACGTGCACTgacaaaaaaattgtagaaattaGTTTGAAACTACCATAGTCTGGAAAGAAGTCATTTAAACTAGAATATTTTTGGTACGATGAGGTATAATTTGTTTTGGCAGATTAAGAGGTAACTTTTCATAATCAGCTATGAGATTTAGTTGGTTTGTCCTGGTTCATTGGTGAGGTACCTTTTAAGAATTTGGATTATTTTGCTTTATGAAGGAACACTTTACTGATtatgataattgtttttatactATGATTCTCGAGGTTGAAGTTATTAGTGTCTCGTTAATTGTGGATGTAgcctttttataaatttgtttcctTTGGTTGTTTGATATCTTGTTCATTGATGTCCTAAACCTTTACTTCTAGTGTTTTGCGTTTGGTTGGCCTCAAACACACTTTTATTAAAACTATTATTACtctttttaatgttattttccAGATTGCTTCTTCGCTTTGAAGGTCTGGAATGCCCAGAATGCTGGGGCTTCTGCAGTTCTTGTTGCAGATGACGTTGAGGAACCATTGATAACCATGGACTCTCCTGAAGAAGATGGTTCCTCCGCAAAATACATTGAAAACATAACAATACCATCTGCACTCATTGAAAAACGTTTTGGGGAAGCATTAAAGAAAGCATTCAGCGCTGGGGACATGGTCAATGTGAATCTTGACTGGAGAGAAGCTGTTCCGCATCCAGATGATCGCGTGGAATATGAATTGTGGACCAACAGCAATGATGAATGTGGGGTTAAATGTGACATGTTGATGGAGTTTGTGAAGGATTTCAAGGGTGCTGCACAGATACTTGAGAAAGGTGGTTACACTCAATTCACACCCCATTATATAACTTGGTACTGTCCCCAGGCATTCACCTTAAGCAAACAGTGCAAGTCCCAGTGCATTAATCATGGAAGGTATTGTGCTCCTGATCCTGAACAGGACTTCAGCACAGGTTATGAAGGGAAAGACGTTGTTCTTGAGAACTTAAGGCAGCTATGTGTTTTTAGAGTGGCAAATGAGACAAAAAAGCCTTGGGCGTGGTGGGACTACGTAACTGATTTTCAAATTAGATGTcctatgaaagagaaaaaatacaAGAAGGAATGTGCTGATGCTGTTATCAAATCACTTGGTAAAGTATTTATCAATCATCATATCTTAAGAATACTGGTACTTAATGATGaatgacttttaaaatgttCATGTGATTTCTGCACAGGTGTCGATATTAAAAAGGTTGAGAAGTGTATGGGGGATGCAAATGCTGACTCTGAAAATCCTGTTCTAAAAGAAGAGCAAGATGCTCAGGTATTTGTTTCCTATCTATACATTCTTGTTTAACAGctttaagtgcttctttgaaaTCTTTTAATTGCATTTTGGCATTTGCGGTGACCTTATGCAATCCTTTGAAATTGATGATCTTAGTTCAGTTATGTTTGCCTGGTTGACAAGAATACTTTTTTCTAGGTTGGGAAAGGAACGAGAGGTGATGTAACCATCTTGCCAACCCTTGTTGTCAATAACCGACAGTATCGAGGTTTGTCTATGGGCTTCTATTTCATAGTCAACAACCTGGATGTTTTCCCCTTCTAAAATACGTTTCTGCAGGGAAGTTGGACAAAGGTGCAGTTCTGAAGGCCATCTGTGCTGGTTTTCAGGAAACTACTGAACCAGCTGTTTGTTTGAGCAGTGGTAAgtctttcttgtttgtttggtgctaattttaaaataagtagaTTGCTTGGGTGACTTGACTTGTTTATTCTGGACCTGAGTTTTATGATTGGGCTAAATTGTGCTAGATGTGGAGACAAATGAGTGCTTGGACAATAATGGTGGTTGCTGGCAAGACAAAGCAGCCAATCTCACAGCCTGCAAGGTACGAATCAAAATCTACTGCCTAATCAGGTGTCTACTTGATATTACGAAaaaactgaaagaaaaaaaaaaagagacaaactGTTCTGTTTCATTTCTTCTGTTCCGTTTTCTTTTTTGCCCCCTTTCTGGTTGGAGTTGAAGTTGAGTTGAGTTACTTGGATTCTCAGTTCCGACTTTTGTGTTCTTGGTTGAAGTTTATCTTCCAATTGACAGTAGTGTTTATGTGCTCAGGATACATTTCGTGGGAGGGTGTGTGAATGCCCCTTGGTGGATGGTGTGCAGTTCAAAGGAGATGGTTATACCACTTGTGAAGGTGAAATTATATGCTGTAGCTTTTCTTTGCATAAAAATTAACTGGAATGCTACTTCCGAACACTGCTGGGTGGGGGGAAGAGGGTAATCTAGTGACTTATCAAACATGTGGAGTGTGGACACAATAATATATGATGCTTTTGCAAGTTTAGttgaactttttaatgaaaatttggTTGTTATTGATTGTAACGCTTTAATACTTTTGTTCTTATTGTAATAAACCTATATATTTCATTGTGTTATTGTGTAATGTATCAGTGAATGAATGGTGTCCTAGTAATAATTGGCTGGTGTTCCATAAAGTAACAGTCAGTTCTTATCAAATTTATATACACAAGTCCACAAAAGTGAGTTTTTACACAAAGGTTACTACCttcaaatattgatattgataaTATTGGGGCtgtacaattattatttttttaattttttggaagtTAGGTTGGGGTTGGTACTCGTCGCTTGGGGCTTATATTGGGGTTGAGTGAGGATTTGATAGAAATACTAGGTTTGAAGAAAGGGCCACATGATAAAGGGGTTGGGGGTTGGGGTGGGTGAGAATTGGGAGTTGGGGTGTTTCTTATTCAATTAGCAAGCTATGGAATTTGTGTTGTTCACGCCCAAtcgttacttttttttttatctaccTGCAGTGTTACCCAAACTGACAAATCAATGAACTACCTGATTGCAAGATGCCACAGTACTAGGCCCTAGTTGTAAATCCTAATCGTGTATCAGTGGATATGATGCTTTACCCATCTAGGGAGACACATGAATCGAGCAAACAGAAATTTATTTACTGATTAAGTCAGTTAACGTTTGTGGATGGTCAATGGTTGGAGAGTAGTAGCTTTCAGAGTTTACCTTTACAAACTTCTGTATATGGCATATCTGGGAAAGCTTCTCATTTCCCAGTTGTTGGTTTCTGGCTCTTTTTGAACtcttaatttttccttttgtttggaGGGTGTTTAGGCCAAAATGCCATGGTTGATAAACTGTTAGCTTGATTTGTCTGAGAACCTTTTGATAATTTGCAATTTAGAAGTGCTTTTTGATTAGGTTTTACTGCATTATAACATTGATTTGATAATCTTGATTCATTGCTTACAGAAAAAACTATCTAGAAAAACGAATGGAAGCCAAAATTCTTAGTATTACCCTAATTACGGGAAAAAATTGATTCTCCAACTTAGAGTTTCAGCCCCATATGAGCTCCTCACATGCTTCACATATAATTCATTGACACCAATATTTGTATGTATTCACCTTAAAAGTTGGTCATAAGAATTCAGTCATTTGGGGAAAGATATGCTACAGAAAGTTTCCAGACTAGATTGTGCAAATAAGTTCTATTTCTTTAGTATGGCCATggttgttaaaataatgatctGGATCACAGGATGGGAGAATTGTGTGATCCCAAATTTAACAAATGATCTGAATATGTCCTAAAACTCAGTCTGGTAGGATCATGGTGGGATTATAAGATAGGATCATAATATTGAACTAGCAAGCATTTAACAAAGTAGTTCTTCAACTGTGGCAAGTGACAAGTTAGGGTTTTTGACCATACATCTTCAGGCTAGAGGCttggaagaaaattttatttgcgCTTCACACATTACATAGAGGCAGTTCATGTGTTTccattttagttttagtttttatttttattattattattgtattttctatTCTAGAGAATGTATGAAGGTTCTTTTAGTTTTCAAAAATCTTACAATTCggatttttctttgttaaaagtGTCTATTTTTTCGGCTTTCAGCTAGTGGGCCCGGGAGGTGCAAGATAAATAATGGAGATTGTTGGCATGCATCCCGAGATGGACACACGTTCTCTGCTTGTTCGGTTAGTGACCTGCAAGTTTTGCAAGTTTTTTGATGTTGCCTTTCCCAACACCCCTCCATGGGTGCCCCCTTCTTGTTTGTGGTTCATAttctcattttattattattattttcttttttaatttgtgtgAACAGGATAATGGAGAGGTTAAATGCCAGTGTCCACAAGGATTTAAGGGTGATGGTGTCAAAAGTTGTGAAGGTAAGAGACAGACATATTGGTTGAAGTTGTCTGTAATTTCCTCCCATGATACAAACTAAAGTCATAATCAGATGGAAATTCAATATCTAATAGCCTTACTTGTCCACTTCAGAGTGGTACAGGAGAATACGTCATAACTGGAACCATAGTTTCcacttttcttgtttctttgagGGGCTGTAACTTGATTcgatacacacacacacacacacacggtTTATGTTTTATTGTAGTCAGTATAGCCATACATGAGTTTAAAATATATTGGAGTCGTATTTATGGTACAACTTCACTTGTGCTTGGAACCAAAGAACTTTGAAGGTAAACCCCAACAGTTCATTTgaagtttgaaaatatgtggctaaaAGAAGTGGGACTTGTGGAATGAGTTCAAGGATGGTAGAAGGGTTATGATGTCCAGTTATGTGTTGGCAAGGAagttgaaagcttaaaggacGATCTGAAAACATGGAATGAGTTCTTTGTTGTAAAGTGGGGTCCATACCTATGAACAATTTTGCCTCTAGGGTCCTATTACAAGGCAAATGTGGTTTGGAACTCGGTTCTAGAAAGTATGGAGAGATGCTTGACAGGCTGTAAATAAACATTGTACTTATCAAAGGGAGATAGACTCACTCTTATTAAGAGTACTTTATCCAGTTTATctaattttttcctttctctttccaAAATTCTTCCCAAGTGGAAAATAGATTGGAAAATTTACAACGGGATTTCTTATGGAGTGGGATGGACGTGGAGTTCAAATTCATTTGGTGGGTTGGAAACTTGTTTTGTTCTCCCTTCAAAATTGGAGAACAGGGTATTGGGGATGAGCAACATTAGCGTCTTTAACCAAGTTTTGTTGGGAAAATGGCTGTTTTATTTTGTGGAGGGAAGAAATCACATTTGGAGGTGTGTAATTTGGGTGAAATATGGGTTTTTGGGTGTTCATTGGACAGTAGATTTCTGCATAATAGAAATAGATAATATCAAATCCAATAGATGTAATATATTTGCTGACAACACCTCATGGTTGTATTGAGGAAATATTAGGACATGTGAAAGAGATTTTCTAGGTTTGTAAAATTTGTGGTAGGGGATGTTGGGAGGGTTCAATTTTGGCACGTGGTTGGGGAGGTGGTgctcaaaaaattatttccggatttttttttcttctaacagTTGTAGATAAGGATGCCcccattaattattatttggaaTACTCAGAAGACAGGGTGATCCTTTCTTGGAATCTTACTATATTCTAATAACCCAGTGGGTGAAGGGTCTAATAGATTGTTTTGGAAGCCTAACTGAAACGGTATACTTGATGTCTGATCTTTGTATGAGGTTTTGAGAGCGTTTGGTGATACGCaatttccttggaagagtattttgtTTTAGATTATCCAAAAAGGAACATCACTCTAGTGACCTGGTGCTGTATGTGTAACCCCAACAAGGAACCAATTAATCAGTTACTGCTTCATTGCTGAGTTGCTAATGAGTTGTGGTCTTTTGTCTTCTCTTTATTCGGGATTCATTGGATCATGTCCAAGAAGGTAATTGATGCATATTTTGGTTGGAAAGGACTATTTGGGCAGAGCATAAGAGTAGCTTGGTGTGAAATGCAACTCCTCTTTGCCTCATGTGGATTATTTGGAGAGAGATGAATAATTGTACTTATAATGATGTTGAAATGTACTCTGTAACCTAAAACTGTATTTTTGGATATCTTTGTGTGACTGGCTTATGTGTTGTCCATGTCTTCATTTTTGATTTCCTAGACCTCCAGAATTTTCATTGCAAACTGTTTTACTTTCTGTAGCTTCCTGTacttactaatttttttagtaCAATCACTTATTACTTTATGAAAGAGAGGGTGGTCAAACTTACAACCAGTATTTTGAACGTCTCTTTAGTTGGGTTAAACTCTACAATTTAGAATCCTGGTGTAGTTGGACTACTTGATTGGATCAAGACAGTGCAGTTGATTCAAATAAGGGTATTTCAAgtgtattttttcaaaatattactTGACGAGTGAATGAAATATTACTGGTTTTCCAAGGAAGCCCGAATAACCTAATAGTTGATCAGTTGTGCGCCAGTACCCTAATCGGGGTGAGAACATCGACTTTTTAAAGCAGTGAGTTGAAGGAGATCACCAAAATGCGAGTTAAGAAAGCCTGATTACACCTAAACATTGGGTGACTACCTCACAAATCTTGTTGGTTTTTGGAACACTGTTTGGGATGAAGAAAACTAACATCAAGTCAAGCATGTCGTcaaacagatatatatatatatatataaatgtgttTTCTaatgttctttcttttcatacagatattgatgaatatatatatatatatataaatgtgttTTCTaatgttctttcttttcataCAGATATTGATGAATGTAAAGAGAAGAAAGCTTGTCAGTGCCCTGAGTGTAGCTGCAAGAATACCTGGGGGAGCTACGACTGCAGTTGCAGTGGAGATCTTTTGTATATCAGGGACCATGATACCTGCATTAGTAAGTCCAGCTACTCATCCTTTACGActcaaaaatttacaattacacCTGAAGTATGGTACATACTATTGTCATGTATAAATACCTctcttttggttattttgcagGTAAGAGTGCTAGTCAAACAAAATCTGCTTGGGCTGCTGTTTGGGTCATATTGATAGGCTTGGCTATGGCTGCTGGTGGGGCATATCTTGTGTACAAATATAGATTACGGGTAAGCTTGTTGCATTATATTCCTGTTTGCTGACTTCATACATCCATGTTGGATTAAGGAGCCTGTTCTTTTTGATGTTAGCATTAGTTTCTACCTGACTGCAATGATGCGTGAGA
This window encodes:
- the LOC132177278 gene encoding vacuolar-sorting receptor 1-like, translated to MKLQRSAATLLLGFLVVSLIPSSIARFVVEKNSLRVTSPDSIKGTHDSAIGNFGIPQYGGSMAGVVVYPKDNKKGCKVFDEFGISFKAKPGALPTFVVLDRGDCFFALKVWNAQNAGASAVLVADDVEEPLITMDSPEEDGSSAKYIENITIPSALIEKRFGEALKKAFSAGDMVNVNLDWREAVPHPDDRVEYELWTNSNDECGVKCDMLMEFVKDFKGAAQILEKGGYTQFTPHYITWYCPQAFTLSKQCKSQCINHGRYCAPDPEQDFSTGYEGKDVVLENLRQLCVFRVANETKKPWAWWDYVTDFQIRCPMKEKKYKKECADAVIKSLGVDIKKVEKCMGDANADSENPVLKEEQDAQVGKGTRGDVTILPTLVVNNRQYRGKLDKGAVLKAICAGFQETTEPAVCLSSDVETNECLDNNGGCWQDKAANLTACKDTFRGRVCECPLVDGVQFKGDGYTTCEASGPGRCKINNGDCWHASRDGHTFSACSDNGEVKCQCPQGFKGDGVKSCEDIDECKEKKACQCPECSCKNTWGSYDCSCSGDLLYIRDHDTCISKSASQTKSAWAAVWVILIGLAMAAGGAYLVYKYRLRSYMDSEIRAIMAQYMPLDSQAEIPNHVDEHA